The following nucleotide sequence is from Tardiphaga sp. 709.
CCGAGATCTGGTCGACGATCAGATCGACGCCGTCGCCACCCGTGGCCTTGAGCACCTGATCGACCCAGCCGGCATCTTTCGAATCGATGGCGAGGTCGGCGCCGAAGTCCTTCAGCCGGGCGCGACGTGCGGCGTCGGTGGATGAACCGATCACCGTCTTTGCGCCCTTGAGCCTGGCGATCTGCAGCGCCATCAGGCCGACGCCGGAACTGGCGCCCTGGATCAGGACCGATTGGCCGGGCTGCAGTCCGCCATTCGTCACCAGCGCATTGTGCATCGTGGTGATGGCGACGGGCAGGGTGCAGGCATCCTCGAAACTCATGCTGGTTGGCATGTGGAACAGCCGGCCGTGATCGGTGACGGCGAATTCGGCAAAGGCCGCACCGCCGGAACCCATCACGCGATCCCCGACCTTGACGCCCTTGGCCTCCGGGCCGAGTTCGGCGATTTCGCCCGCCCATTCCATTCCCAGCACCGTACCGACGCCGCCGGCAGCGCCGTGGACGTGCCCTTTGGTCATGCCGAGGTCGGCGCGGTTGAGGCCGCAGGCCTTCACTCTGACCAGCACCTGCGTGCCCGTGGGTGAGGGTTTCGGGGCATCACCGATCGCAGCGCCGTTGGCGCCGTAGACATAAGCTTTCATGGCTCTGCTTTCCGTTCCGTCTATTCAGCGGCCTGGCGCTGGCCGCCACCAAGCATGGCTTCGAAGCGCGCGCGAATGATCGTCTCGGCGTCGTGCATGATGCGCGCCACCAGTTCCTGGCAGCTCGGGATGTCGTGGATCAGGCCCTGGACCTGGCCCGCCGACCAGATGCCATCTTCGGCATCGCCGTGCGCATAGACCAGCTTGCCGCGGGCACCGGCGACGAGTTCCCTGATCTGCTCGAAAGTGGCGCCTTCCTTCTCCATCGCGACGACCTGTTTGCTCACCGCATTCCTGGCGACGCGCGAGGTATTGCGCATGGTGCGGAAGATCAGGTCGGTCTCGCGTTCGTCATTGGCGACGATGCGCTCCTTCACCAGCTGATGGATCGGGCTTTCCTTGGTGCACATGAAGCGCGTGCCCATATTGATGCCCTCGGCACCAAGCGCGAGCGCGGCGACAAGGCCGCGGCCATCGCCGAAGCCGCCCGAGGCGATCATCGGGATCTTGATCTTGTCGGCTGCGGCCGGGATCAGGATCAGGCCGGGGGTGTCATCCTCGCCGGGATGTCCGGCGCATTCAAAGCCATCGATCGAGATCGCATCGACGCCCATACGCTCGGCGGAGAGGCCGTGGCGCACGCTGGTGCATTTATGGATGACCTTGATGCCGTGCTTCTTGAATTCGGCGACGTGTTCCTGCGGCTTGTTGCCGGCGGTCTCGACCACCTTGATGCCGGCCTCGATGATGGCCTGGCGATATTCCGCATAAGGCGGTGGCTTGATGGTCGGCAGAATGGTCAGGTTCACACCGAACGGCTTGTCGGTCATATCGCGGCAGCGCGCGATTTCCTTGGTGAGGTCTTCTGGCGTCGGCTGGGTCAGTGCGGTGATCAGGCCAAGCGCACCGGCATTGGCCACTGCGGCGACGAGCTCGGCGCGGCCGACCCATTGCATGCCGCCCTGGACGATCGGGTGTTCGACACCCACGAGCTCGGTGAAGCGCGTCTTGATCATGATTGGTCCTCTGTTCCCTCGCAGGCGCATCGGGTGTGCCCGATGTGGCTTGTTGATCTTTCGGGGGCGGAGGATGCCGTTGCACCGCCGGAATGTCCATCGGACAGCCGGCGGTGCGCCATGCGGATAGTGCGGGGCGGTGCCTAATTCCTATTGGTGGAATTCGTTATGCAGCGCGCCGATCCCATCGATGGCGATGGTCACGGTTTTGACCGGCTCCTTCATCACGCCGACGCCGATGGAGGTGCCGCAGCAGATCAGATCGCCGGGCGATCTGGAACGCGAAGTGAGCTTGAGGCTAGGCCTCAGGCGACCGCTGCATGCGCTTGCGGTGCATCCTCATGGTCGAGTGCTCTGCTGATGTCGCGGATGCTGATCACGCCGATCAGCGTGTGATCGTCGATGACCGGGACATGCCGAATGTGATGCTTGTTCATCAGGTGGCGGACGTGTTCGAGCGTGTCGGTCGAGTGGCAGGAAATCAATTCCTGGACCGAGATCATATCCGAGACCTTGCGATTGACGCCGGCGGCGCCGTGTTCGGCGATCGCGCGAACCACGTCGCGTTCGGAGAACATGCCGACCGCGGTGTTGCCCTCGGTGCGGCACACGTCCTTCACGACCAGTGCGCTGATATTGCCTGTCCGGAGCAACTGCGCCGCGATGGCGACGGTCTCGTTCATGCGGACAGTGGCGATACGGGTGCTCTTCCTACGCAGGATATCTCCGACTTGCATGGCAATAACCTCCCTTGGCTGATCGGCTGAGGATCGATCTTGTAAGCGCAAGATTGGTATACGGTATGCCAGTTGTCAACGCAGAAACCAGCATATCGAGGGGCGGTGGATCAAGAAAGAAAGTCAGTGTTTCTGACGTTTATTTGCTGCGTGGCGTGTGTTTTTCGACCTGCTTCTATCGCACCGGCGAATCCAGTTGGGTGTCTGGCATGCCAGTTGGGCATGAAAAAGGGGCGCACTCGCGTGCGCCCCTTCTCGGCATAGCCCGATCGATCAGGCGGTTTTGGCGCTCTGCGGTGCCGCTTCCGTCACCACAGGTTCGCTTCCCAGAATGAATGCGCGCCGCATCGGCTTGATGACGAACAAGGCGAGCAAAGCGGCCGTGGCATTGAGTGCAACGGCGATCACAAACACGGCCTGCCATCCATAGCTCGCTGCAATCAGGCTCGCGAGCGGTACCAACAATGCCGCCGTGCCCTTCGCGGTGTAGAGCATGCCGTTATTCGTCGCGGCATATTTGGCGCCGAACGTGTCGCCTGACGTCGCTGGGAACAGACTGTAGATCTCACCGAACACGCCGAAATAGACCGCCGTCGCCAGTACGAAGACGAGTGGGTTGTGACCATAGGCCGACAGCGTCAGCAGCATCACCGCGGCGGTGCCGAAGGCGATGAACATGGTGTGTTCACGGCCGATCTGATCGGACAACCAACCGAAGAGCGGGCGGCCGAACCCGTCAAAGATGCGATCGAGCGAGATGGCGAAGGTCAGTGCTGCCATCTGGAAGCCGGCCAATGTCACCGGAGAATTCGCAATATTGTAGTCGTGCGCGATGGGCGCGATCTGCGCTGCGGTCATCAAACCACCGGCGGCGACCATCACGAAGACCAGATACATGACCCAGAAGATCGGGCTGCGCAGCACTTGCGGCGGCGTGAAATCCGTCTTGGTCTGCGGCAGATTGAGTTGTTTCCTCGTCACCGGCACGGCCTGCCCAGGCGGACGCATGAAGAAGGCGAGCACGAACACGATCAGGCCTTGACCGATGCCGAAGGTGAAGAAGGCATGTTGATAGCCGCTCTCGGCAATCATATGCGCGATCGGCACGACGGTGATCGCAGCGCCGGCGCCGAAGCCTGCTGCTGTGGCGCCGGCAGCGAGGCCGCGGCGATCGGGAAACCACTTCAGCGCGTTGCCGACGCAGGTGCCGTAGACGGAACCTGCGCCGATGCCGCCGACGACGGCGCCGGCGTAAAGCATCACCAGTGAGTCCGCATAGGAGTTCAGCACCCAGGCGAGACTGATCATGGCTCCGCCGAACATGATGACGACGCGCGGACCGTATTTATCGACGAACCACGCTTCGACCGGCACCAGCCAGGTTTCGACGACGACGAACAGCGTGAAGGCGAGCTGGATCGCGGCGCGACCCCAGTGATACTTGGCGTCGATGGGGTCGACGAACAGCGTCCATCCATATTGCAGGTTGGCGATCATCGCCATGCAGACGATGCCCATCACGAGTTGGATCCAGCGGAAGCTGCCGGGTGGGTTGGACGCGGTGGTGAAGTCTGGCTGAGCCATCGTGTTTCCTCCGATGCGCGCTTTTTCCCTCGCGGCGTGGTGTCGCTAAGGTTGTGGCGTATTGCCGCAGGCGTCGCTTGGTCGGAGACTGGTATATTATATTCCACGATGCAAGGTGGTCTTGGCCGATTGTTGCCTGAAGGCGATCACGCCTTGGCGAGCAGCGCATCGCCCACGCAAAACGCGCCCAGCCGGGGCTGAGCGCGTTGTTTTCTTGAGTCTTTTTGCGTTTTAGGTCGCAAGCGCCTTGCTGACGACGACCTTACGCCAAGGCTTCAGCACCGCAATGGCGAGCAGTGAAGCCAGGATGTTGGCGCCGGCTGCAATGAGAAAGACGCTGTCCCACGTGCCCGATGACTGCTGCATGTAGTTCGCAACCGGCACCAGAAGTGCTGCCGTCCCCTTTGCCGTATAGAGCAGGCCGGCATTGGTCGTTGCGAACTTGGAGCCGAAGGTGTCGGTGCAGGTCGATGGGAAGAGCGAATAGATCTCACCCCAGGCGAAGAACACAAAGCCCGACAACAGCACGAACCACAGCGGATCGTGACCCCACATATACAGCGCCCAGATGCCGACGCCTTCCATGCCGAAGGCGATGAACATCGTGTTCTCGCGGCCGATCATGTCGGAGATCCAGCCGAAGAACGGACGTGTCAGGCCGTTGAGTACGCGGTCGATGGTGGCTGCGAAGGTGACCGCCGTCATCGTCATGGCCATCAGCGTGACGGGTACGTTGTCGATCTTCCAGTCGGCCGCAATGGGCTTCAGGTTGGCCGTCACCATCAGGCCGCCGGCACCGACGATCACGAACATGAAGTACATCAGCCAGAAGATCGGATGGCGGATGACTTCCGTCGGCGCGTAGTTGCGGCGGGTCTGGATCACGTTGGCGTTCTGCGTGACCGCCGGTACCTGTCCAGCCTTTGGCGCGAACAGGAAGAAGGAGAGGATCACGATGATGATGCCTTGTCCGAGACCGAAATACAGAAATGCGGTCTGGAAGCCGGAATCCTGGATCATGGCCTGGATCGGCGCGACCGTGAGGGCGGAGCCGGCACCAAAGCCTGCAGCGGTGATGCCAGCCGCGAGGCCGCGCTTGTCAGGAAACCACTTCAGGGCATTGCCGACGCAGGTGCCGTAGACGCCGCCAGCGCCGATGCCCGCAACGATCATGCCGAGATAGAAGCCGTTGAGCGTTTCCGCCTGTGCATTGATCGCCCAGCCGATGCCGCAGAGGATGCCGCCGATAAGGACGACGAGCTTCGGGCCGTATTTATCGACGAACCATCCTTCGACCGGCACCAGCCAAGTCTCGAACAGAACGAAGAGGGTGAAGGCCCACTGGATCGACGCACGATCCCAGCCGAACTTCTTCTGGATGTCGGGGACGAAGAACGTCCAGCCGTATTGATAGTTGGCGATCATCACCATCG
It contains:
- the oxlT gene encoding oxalate/formate MFS antiporter → MTDAVHGVAPAAARVSDAYRWTQLAIGVGAMVMIANYQYGWTFFVPDIQKKFGWDRASIQWAFTLFVLFETWLVPVEGWFVDKYGPKLVVLIGGILCGIGWAINAQAETLNGFYLGMIVAGIGAGGVYGTCVGNALKWFPDKRGLAAGITAAGFGAGSALTVAPIQAMIQDSGFQTAFLYFGLGQGIIIVILSFFLFAPKAGQVPAVTQNANVIQTRRNYAPTEVIRHPIFWLMYFMFVIVGAGGLMVTANLKPIAADWKIDNVPVTLMAMTMTAVTFAATIDRVLNGLTRPFFGWISDMIGRENTMFIAFGMEGVGIWALYMWGHDPLWFVLLSGFVFFAWGEIYSLFPSTCTDTFGSKFATTNAGLLYTAKGTAALLVPVANYMQQSSGTWDSVFLIAAGANILASLLAIAVLKPWRKVVVSKALAT
- a CDS encoding zinc-binding dehydrogenase, with product MKAYVYGANGAAIGDAPKPSPTGTQVLVRVKACGLNRADLGMTKGHVHGAAGGVGTVLGMEWAGEIAELGPEAKGVKVGDRVMGSGGAAFAEFAVTDHGRLFHMPTSMSFEDACTLPVAITTMHNALVTNGGLQPGQSVLIQGASSGVGLMALQIARLKGAKTVIGSSTDAARRARLKDFGADLAIDSKDAGWVDQVLKATGGDGVDLIVDQISGPVANQNLKATKVMGRIVNVGRLGGTHGDFNFDLHAARRINYIGVTFRTRSLQEIRDIFSAVRADIWPAVEAGQLKLPIDKVYAFDDIGTAFNHMEANKHLGKIVVTL
- the oxlT gene encoding oxalate/formate MFS antiporter, which gives rise to MAQPDFTTASNPPGSFRWIQLVMGIVCMAMIANLQYGWTLFVDPIDAKYHWGRAAIQLAFTLFVVVETWLVPVEAWFVDKYGPRVVIMFGGAMISLAWVLNSYADSLVMLYAGAVVGGIGAGSVYGTCVGNALKWFPDRRGLAAGATAAGFGAGAAITVVPIAHMIAESGYQHAFFTFGIGQGLIVFVLAFFMRPPGQAVPVTRKQLNLPQTKTDFTPPQVLRSPIFWVMYLVFVMVAAGGLMTAAQIAPIAHDYNIANSPVTLAGFQMAALTFAISLDRIFDGFGRPLFGWLSDQIGREHTMFIAFGTAAVMLLTLSAYGHNPLVFVLATAVYFGVFGEIYSLFPATSGDTFGAKYAATNNGMLYTAKGTAALLVPLASLIAASYGWQAVFVIAVALNATAALLALFVIKPMRRAFILGSEPVVTEAAPQSAKTA
- a CDS encoding CBS domain-containing protein — translated: MQVGDILRRKSTRIATVRMNETVAIAAQLLRTGNISALVVKDVCRTEGNTAVGMFSERDVVRAIAEHGAAGVNRKVSDMISVQELISCHSTDTLEHVRHLMNKHHIRHVPVIDDHTLIGVISIRDISRALDHEDAPQAHAAVA
- a CDS encoding nitronate monooxygenase family protein; this encodes MIKTRFTELVGVEHPIVQGGMQWVGRAELVAAVANAGALGLITALTQPTPEDLTKEIARCRDMTDKPFGVNLTILPTIKPPPYAEYRQAIIEAGIKVVETAGNKPQEHVAEFKKHGIKVIHKCTSVRHGLSAERMGVDAISIDGFECAGHPGEDDTPGLILIPAAADKIKIPMIASGGFGDGRGLVAALALGAEGINMGTRFMCTKESPIHQLVKERIVANDERETDLIFRTMRNTSRVARNAVSKQVVAMEKEGATFEQIRELVAGARGKLVYAHGDAEDGIWSAGQVQGLIHDIPSCQELVARIMHDAETIIRARFEAMLGGGQRQAAE